The following are from one region of the Longimicrobiaceae bacterium genome:
- the hslO gene encoding Hsp33 family molecular chaperone HslO, producing the protein MTSDYMVRATALGGKVRAFSMSGTGLVEELRRRHDTSPVVTAAIGRTAMGALLLAAASLKEAHQVLTVDVRGGGPAGRILATATGLGEVRGLVGNPHAHAESIRPGKLNVRGVVGTNGYLAVTKDLGMREPYSGMVELLSGEIGDDLAHYLVRSEQTPSAVGVGVFVVPEGFVEAAGGFLVQLLPGLSEAEAAQIEEEIAKLPHPTRLIRDGLSPEEILKRIFGDEVEPLDRYPVRFACPCSRERFQAAIVTLGSEEIERIIAEEENDRTEVVCHFCNEAYYFTPDQMQEILEAAL; encoded by the coding sequence ATGACGTCTGATTACATGGTCCGTGCCACCGCTCTCGGCGGCAAGGTCCGGGCATTCTCGATGTCGGGGACGGGGCTCGTGGAGGAGCTGCGGCGCCGCCACGACACCTCCCCGGTGGTGACCGCGGCGATCGGACGCACCGCGATGGGGGCGCTCCTGCTTGCCGCCGCCTCGCTGAAGGAGGCGCACCAGGTGCTGACGGTGGATGTCCGCGGAGGTGGCCCGGCAGGACGCATTCTCGCGACCGCCACCGGCTTGGGCGAAGTGCGGGGGCTGGTCGGTAACCCGCACGCCCACGCAGAGAGCATACGCCCGGGCAAGCTCAACGTCCGCGGGGTGGTCGGCACCAACGGCTACCTGGCAGTGACCAAGGATCTGGGAATGCGGGAGCCGTACAGCGGCATGGTAGAGCTGCTCAGCGGTGAGATCGGCGATGACCTGGCTCATTATCTGGTACGCAGCGAGCAGACGCCCTCCGCCGTGGGCGTGGGCGTCTTCGTGGTGCCGGAAGGCTTCGTGGAGGCGGCGGGCGGCTTTCTCGTCCAGCTCCTGCCGGGCCTGAGCGAAGCCGAGGCGGCGCAGATCGAGGAGGAGATCGCGAAGCTCCCTCACCCCACGCGCCTGATCCGCGACGGCCTCAGTCCGGAAGAGATCCTGAAAAGGATCTTCGGCGACGAGGTCGAGCCCCTGGATCGCTACCCCGTGCGCTTCGCCTGCCCGTGCTCGCGCGAGCGTTTCCAGGCGGCGATCGTCACCCTAGGGAGCGAGGAGATCGAGCGGATCATCGCCGAGGAAGAGAACGACCGGACCGAGGTGGTCTGCCACTTCTGCAACGAAGCCTACTACTTCACCCCCGATCAGATGCAGGAGATCCTCGAGGCCGCGCTGTGA
- a CDS encoding lytic transglycosylase domain-containing protein: MSVFRRNTNLSTPHRAHRPGEGIPQLLRRPVVLALLLMTAGVQMAAVWSRHDAADDAALLAPVMVKPEEPTVSELWARQATAREARRIAEKYRLEGFALSNDLVNSITEAALKHGIDIDLAFGLVRAESSFRTSATSPVGAVGLTQLMPSTARWLKPGVSRTALRDPKTNLDLGFRYLRYLLEKYDGNVKLALLAYNRGPGTVDRALQRGRDPDNGYAAFVQGKKNHGHKLFTE; this comes from the coding sequence ATGTCCGTGTTTCGACGAAACACGAACTTATCGACGCCGCATCGTGCCCATCGGCCGGGGGAGGGGATTCCGCAGCTTCTCCGTCGGCCCGTGGTGCTCGCGCTGCTGCTGATGACGGCCGGAGTTCAGATGGCCGCAGTGTGGAGCCGGCACGACGCCGCCGATGACGCCGCGCTGCTCGCCCCGGTGATGGTGAAGCCGGAAGAGCCGACTGTCTCGGAGCTCTGGGCGAGGCAGGCCACGGCGCGCGAGGCACGGCGTATCGCTGAGAAGTACCGGTTGGAGGGGTTCGCCCTCTCGAATGATCTGGTGAACTCGATCACCGAGGCGGCGCTGAAGCACGGCATCGACATCGACCTCGCCTTCGGGCTGGTCCGAGCCGAGAGCTCCTTCCGCACGTCGGCCACCAGTCCAGTAGGTGCGGTGGGGCTCACCCAGCTGATGCCGTCCACCGCGCGCTGGCTCAAGCCGGGGGTCAGCCGCACTGCGCTGCGTGATCCCAAGACGAACCTCGATCTCGGGTTCCGCTACCTGCGCTATCTGCTCGAGAAGTACGACGGCAACGTGAAGCTCGCCTTGCTCGCGTACAACCGGGGCCCCGGCACGGTGGATCGTGCGCTGCAGCGAGGGCGCGACCCTGACAACGGCTACGCCGCTTTCGTGCAGGGGAAGAAGAACCACGGGCACAAGCTCTTCACCGAGTAG
- a CDS encoding ferredoxin family protein, with translation MTYVITEPCIGTKDASCVEVCPVDCIYEAEDMYYINPDECIDCGACEPECPVQAIFPDTDVPPEWSEYIERNRELSGL, from the coding sequence ATGACGTACGTCATCACGGAACCCTGCATCGGCACCAAAGACGCGAGTTGCGTGGAGGTGTGCCCGGTCGATTGCATCTACGAGGCGGAGGATATGTACTACATCAACCCCGACGAGTGCATCGACTGCGGTGCCTGCGAGCCCGAGTGCCCGGTGCAGGCCATCTTCCCCGATACCGACGTGCCGCCCGAGTGGTCCGAGTACATCGAGCGCAACCGGGAGCTCTCGGGTCTGTAG
- a CDS encoding DR2241 family protein: MSEASTVRGSHAPSGVAAARRALVDWVRSAGGEGRVFLQVHLQPNGERFTVRHVADRGRPTSELTSYGDPFQARILAQTTADGAHRPLKTSPNLQGGWCFEGLDERGLWTVLDYLYPAAVPHWHAGREGTLRVTHWSETAGRQSGIYSAVRLLPPDAVRDAVRACCNDAVCLRRVAWGMSPEEPTPLDSEGIPGSEAEELQPERKDAEAPGEAERVPCPEACSMFISFARAALQVERSPRTPVEGLGCLNALEREQIVELVETAGGLRDNTAREGEFELPLNQRRLRYLALRMRSLRRSEEG; this comes from the coding sequence GTGTCTGAAGCATCGACAGTACGGGGTTCCCACGCGCCGTCAGGGGTCGCCGCGGCCCGACGTGCGCTGGTCGATTGGGTCCGGAGCGCGGGCGGGGAGGGTCGCGTCTTCCTGCAGGTCCACCTACAGCCGAACGGGGAGCGCTTCACTGTGCGCCATGTCGCGGACCGCGGGCGGCCGACCTCCGAACTGACCTCCTACGGCGACCCGTTCCAGGCGCGAATTCTGGCGCAGACGACCGCGGACGGCGCGCACCGACCTCTCAAGACCAGCCCGAATCTGCAGGGAGGCTGGTGCTTCGAAGGGCTGGACGAGCGCGGCCTCTGGACCGTCCTGGACTACCTCTATCCGGCGGCGGTGCCCCACTGGCACGCCGGGCGCGAGGGAACCCTGCGGGTCACGCACTGGTCCGAGACGGCCGGTCGGCAGAGCGGCATCTACTCCGCAGTGCGCTTGCTCCCGCCCGACGCGGTCCGCGACGCGGTACGTGCCTGCTGCAATGACGCGGTGTGCCTGCGACGAGTCGCGTGGGGGATGAGTCCGGAGGAACCCACACCCCTGGACTCGGAAGGGATCCCCGGGAGCGAGGCTGAAGAGCTGCAGCCGGAGCGCAAGGACGCCGAGGCTCCGGGTGAAGCAGAGCGGGTGCCCTGCCCCGAGGCCTGTTCCATGTTCATCTCCTTCGCCCGAGCGGCGCTCCAGGTGGAGCGCTCGCCTCGGACTCCGGTGGAGGGGCTCGGGTGTCTGAACGCGCTCGAGCGGGAGCAGATCGTGGAGCTGGTGGAGACGGCGGGGGGACTGCGGGACAACACGGCCCGCGAAGGAGAGTTCGAGCTCCCTCTCAACCAACGGCGGCTACGCTACCTCGCACTGCGGATGCGTAGCCTTCGGCGGTCCGAGGAAGGCTGA
- a CDS encoding CbiX/SirB N-terminal domain-containing protein translates to MQSLIIIGHGSHLSADSSAPVYRHAEAIRRMGIFDEVRECFWKEEPSMREIFDLVESDSIYVVPLFISEGYFTEEVIPRELGLDGPAPSETRLNGRTVHYCPPVGTHPWMTRMILQRAEETAGLSDEEAAGAGLIIIGHGTERNSNSAEIIYRVTREARDLGLFGRVEAGFLDQEPAVGDVLAAMDDREVVLVPFFVAEGWHTQETIPDDLGINRPTISSMTEVAGRRVHYAAPVGTFPEVAEIILQRAREAGAAIPRRPVSGDREVAGV, encoded by the coding sequence ATGCAATCTCTCATCATCATCGGGCACGGCTCGCACCTGAGCGCTGACTCGAGTGCGCCGGTATATCGGCACGCGGAGGCCATCCGGCGGATGGGGATCTTCGACGAGGTGCGCGAGTGCTTCTGGAAGGAGGAGCCCTCGATGCGGGAGATCTTCGACCTGGTAGAGTCGGACTCGATCTACGTGGTGCCCCTCTTCATCTCCGAAGGCTACTTCACCGAGGAGGTGATTCCGCGCGAGCTCGGGCTCGACGGCCCCGCGCCCTCGGAGACCCGGCTGAACGGACGCACGGTCCACTACTGTCCTCCCGTGGGCACGCACCCGTGGATGACCCGTATGATCCTGCAGCGCGCGGAGGAGACGGCGGGCCTTTCCGATGAGGAGGCTGCCGGGGCGGGCCTCATCATCATCGGGCACGGGACGGAGCGGAACTCCAATTCGGCGGAGATCATTTATCGGGTGACCCGAGAAGCTCGCGACCTTGGCCTATTCGGGCGAGTGGAGGCGGGGTTTCTCGACCAGGAACCGGCGGTAGGCGACGTGCTCGCGGCCATGGACGATCGGGAGGTGGTGCTGGTTCCCTTCTTTGTCGCGGAGGGGTGGCACACCCAGGAGACGATCCCCGACGACCTGGGCATCAATCGCCCCACCATCTCGTCCATGACCGAAGTGGCCGGTCGGCGCGTCCACTACGCGGCGCCGGTGGGGACCTTCCCGGAGGTGGCAGAGATCATCCTCCAGCGCGCCCGGGAGGCGGGCGCGGCGATTCCGCGTCGACCTGTCTCGGGCGATCGAGAGGTAGCAGGTGTCTGA
- a CDS encoding phosphoribosyltransferase family protein gives MVQAGYPKPALAGGASQEIFELSWELFGELCRALALRVYREYDPDVVVGIATAGVIPAAVIADILQVDFYSLKITRRAEGDRPELLSTAPPQVRGQRVLLVDELTTSGETMRLALATLRDVLPLEIRTAACFCRPNGYQPDFHALVTDALIVFPWDRKVIEEGELVVHPTYRGVVEE, from the coding sequence ATGGTTCAGGCCGGATACCCCAAGCCTGCGCTTGCGGGCGGTGCTTCGCAGGAGATCTTCGAGCTCTCCTGGGAACTCTTCGGCGAGCTGTGCCGCGCGCTGGCGCTGCGCGTTTACCGCGAGTACGACCCGGACGTGGTGGTCGGGATCGCCACCGCAGGGGTCATCCCCGCGGCGGTGATCGCGGATATCCTCCAGGTCGACTTCTACAGCCTGAAGATAACGCGCCGCGCCGAAGGGGACCGTCCGGAGCTCCTCTCCACCGCGCCGCCCCAGGTGAGGGGTCAGCGAGTTCTGCTGGTGGACGAGCTGACCACCAGCGGCGAGACCATGCGCCTCGCCCTGGCTACTCTGCGCGACGTCCTCCCCCTGGAGATCCGCACCGCCGCCTGCTTCTGCCGCCCCAACGGCTACCAGCCGGACTTCCACGCCCTCGTCACCGACGCCCTCATCGTCTTCCCCTGGGACCGCAAGGTCATCGAGGAGGGCGAGCTGGTGGTGCACCCCACCTATCGCGGAGTTGTGGAGGAGTAG
- the rho gene encoding transcription termination factor Rho, with the protein MDISALKSKTIAELHEMAEGLNISNYSGLRKQDLIFRIEQNLLDSEVVLRGEGVLEVLPEGYGFLRSQDWNYLYGPDDIYVSPSQIKRFDLRTGDTVLGQVRPPKEGERYLALLKVEKVNGDDPDRAKHRIAFDNLRPRYPDERIRLETKDGDLSMRVMDLMAPLGKGQRGLIVAPPKAGKTILMQKIANAITENHPEIHLIILLIDERPEEVTDMEENVRGEVISSTFDEPADRHTQVAEMVLEKAKRLVEHGRDVVILLDSITRLARAYNVTVPHSGKILSGGVDANALHKPKRFFGAARNIDGGGSLTIVATALVDTGSRMDEVIFEEFKGTGNMELVLDRHIADKRIFPAIDINRSGTRKEDLLLDEQELSRVYLLRNFLSDMPPAEAIEFLLGRMKKTKNNKEFLDSMAKGG; encoded by the coding sequence GTGGACATATCCGCACTTAAATCCAAAACCATCGCCGAGTTGCACGAGATGGCGGAGGGCCTGAACATCTCGAACTACTCAGGACTCCGCAAGCAGGACCTCATCTTCCGCATCGAGCAGAATCTCCTGGATTCAGAGGTCGTGCTGCGGGGTGAAGGGGTGCTCGAGGTCCTCCCCGAGGGCTACGGCTTCCTCCGTTCTCAGGATTGGAACTACCTGTACGGCCCGGACGACATCTACGTCTCTCCCAGCCAGATCAAGCGCTTTGACCTGCGGACCGGTGATACGGTCCTGGGACAGGTGCGCCCGCCCAAGGAGGGGGAGCGCTACCTGGCGCTGCTGAAGGTCGAGAAGGTCAACGGGGACGATCCGGACCGCGCCAAGCATCGCATCGCCTTCGATAACCTGCGGCCCCGCTATCCGGATGAGCGGATCCGCTTGGAGACGAAAGACGGCGACCTGTCAATGCGGGTGATGGACCTGATGGCACCGCTGGGCAAGGGGCAACGCGGTCTGATCGTGGCCCCTCCCAAGGCGGGTAAGACGATCCTCATGCAGAAGATCGCCAACGCCATCACCGAGAATCACCCCGAGATCCACCTCATCATCCTCCTGATCGACGAGCGACCGGAGGAGGTCACGGACATGGAGGAAAACGTCCGTGGCGAGGTGATCTCGTCGACCTTCGATGAGCCGGCCGACCGTCATACGCAGGTGGCCGAGATGGTGCTGGAGAAGGCCAAACGCCTGGTCGAGCACGGCCGCGACGTGGTGATCCTGCTGGACTCGATCACGCGCCTGGCCCGGGCCTACAACGTGACGGTGCCGCATTCCGGGAAGATCCTCTCGGGCGGTGTCGACGCGAACGCGCTGCACAAGCCCAAGCGGTTCTTCGGCGCGGCGCGAAACATCGACGGCGGCGGGAGCCTGACCATTGTCGCGACGGCGCTGGTGGACACCGGCAGCCGGATGGACGAGGTGATCTTCGAGGAGTTCAAGGGCACCGGTAACATGGAGCTCGTCCTCGACCGGCACATCGCCGACAAGCGGATCTTCCCCGCCATCGACATCAACCGCTCCGGCACCCGGAAGGAAGACCTGCTGCTCGACGAGCAGGAGCTCAGCCGCGTCTACCTGCTGCGCAACTTCCTCTCCGACATGCCGCCCGCGGAGGCCATCGAGTTCCTCCTCGGCCGCATGAAGAAGACGAAGAACAATAAGGAATTCCTCGACAGCATGGCCAAGGGGGGCTGA